One Deinococcus grandis DNA window includes the following coding sequences:
- a CDS encoding pyridoxamine 5'-phosphate oxidase family protein translates to MGEPVSGFYDPAQRDPSVSRRPQNRRDDAWIEALLLRVPLGRVATVYRSEDGRVWPFVTPLAFAYRPESRDLVYHTNVVGRLRANTDQGEAQGHPATFEVTETGTLLPSNSPLELSVQYRSVIVFGTARVLRGEDARAALTTLSERVFPGLRVGTHTRPITDADLARTAVYALRIERWSGKENWADGAAQEDGWPALPAHLAQLRPSHPEATHE, encoded by the coding sequence TTGGGTGAACCCGTGAGCGGCTTCTACGACCCCGCGCAGCGCGACCCGAGCGTCAGTCGCCGCCCGCAGAACCGTCGGGACGACGCCTGGATCGAGGCGCTGCTGCTGCGCGTGCCGCTGGGCCGCGTGGCGACCGTGTACCGATCCGAGGACGGGCGGGTGTGGCCTTTCGTGACCCCACTGGCCTTCGCGTACCGGCCCGAGTCGCGGGACCTCGTGTACCACACGAACGTCGTGGGCCGCCTGCGCGCCAACACCGACCAGGGCGAGGCGCAGGGCCACCCCGCGACCTTCGAGGTGACCGAGACCGGCACGCTGCTGCCCAGCAACTCCCCGCTGGAACTCAGCGTGCAGTACCGCTCCGTGATCGTGTTCGGCACCGCCCGCGTCCTGCGCGGCGAGGACGCCCGCGCGGCCCTGACCACACTCAGCGAGCGGGTGTTCCCTGGCCTGCGCGTGGGCACGCACACCCGGCCCATCACGGACGCCGATCTGGCCCGCACCGCTGTCTACGCCCTGAGGATCGAGCGCTGGAGCGGCAAGGAGAACTGGGCGGACGGCGCCGCGCAGGAGGACGGTTGGCCCGCCCTGCCCGCGCACCTTGCTCAGCTGCGCCCCAGTCACCCGGAGGCCACCCATGAGTGA
- a CDS encoding DJ-1/PfpI family protein, translating to MTRTVGILIFDGIEVLDLGGPFEVLSVATRLAGRDGEVAPFQPLLIGASGAPAVGRGGFRVLPHATLDDHPPLDVLVVPGGVMDAPLADPRVREWVRAQAARVEVLASICTGAFLLASEGLLDGLRVTTHWEDQADLQAQFPALTVVPDVAWVDSGAVVTSGGISAGIDMTLHLVERLHSRTLAERTARQMEFRPTGQGLRDWVNP from the coding sequence ATGACCCGCACCGTCGGTATCCTGATTTTCGACGGCATCGAGGTCCTCGACCTGGGCGGCCCTTTTGAGGTCCTGAGTGTCGCCACGCGGCTGGCCGGGCGGGACGGTGAGGTGGCGCCCTTCCAGCCGCTCCTGATCGGCGCGTCGGGTGCCCCGGCGGTCGGGCGCGGGGGCTTCCGGGTGTTGCCGCACGCCACGCTGGACGATCACCCGCCGCTGGACGTGCTGGTCGTGCCCGGCGGCGTGATGGACGCGCCCCTGGCCGACCCACGCGTGCGCGAGTGGGTGCGGGCGCAGGCCGCGCGGGTGGAGGTCCTCGCCTCGATCTGCACCGGTGCGTTCCTGCTCGCCTCCGAGGGACTGCTGGATGGCCTGCGCGTCACCACCCACTGGGAGGATCAGGCGGACCTGCAGGCGCAGTTCCCGGCGCTGACGGTCGTGCCGGACGTCGCCTGGGTGGACTCGGGCGCGGTGGTCACGTCGGGCGGCATCAGCGCGGGCATCGACATGACCCTGCACCTCGTGGAGCGGCTGCACTCGCGCACGCTGGCCGAACGCACCGCCCGGCAGATGGAATTCCGCCCGACAGGCCAGGGGCTGCGAGATTGGGTGAACCCGTGA
- a CDS encoding GNAT family N-acetyltransferase, with protein sequence MTEPRDLRPIPPAQAELALPALRALRPDSPHTATPDALRTFLSTTGPEGYALIGAFEPGREEAAAVAGYRVMHLLWAGRTLYVDDLSTLPGARGRGHARALLHWLEARARELGCAELHLDSGVGETRHAAHRLYHRAGMNITAHHFSLPLGRGTA encoded by the coding sequence ATGACCGAGCCCCGTGACCTCCGTCCCATCCCGCCCGCGCAGGCCGAGCTGGCCCTCCCGGCCCTGCGCGCGCTGCGGCCCGACTCGCCGCACACCGCCACGCCGGATGCCCTGCGCACCTTCCTGAGCACCACCGGCCCCGAGGGCTACGCGCTGATCGGCGCCTTCGAGCCGGGCCGCGAGGAGGCCGCCGCCGTCGCCGGGTACCGCGTCATGCACCTGCTCTGGGCCGGACGCACCCTGTACGTGGACGACCTGAGCACCCTTCCTGGCGCCCGAGGACGCGGCCACGCCCGCGCGCTGCTGCACTGGCTGGAAGCCCGCGCCCGCGAACTGGGCTGCGCGGAACTGCACCTCGACTCCGGGGTGGGGGAGACGCGCCACGCGGCGCACCGCCTGTACCACCGCGCCGGGATGAACATCACCGCCCACCATTTCAGCCTGCCGCTGGGTCGCGGGACGGCATGA
- the pdxR gene encoding MocR-like pyridoxine biosynthesis transcription factor PdxR: MVAPLKAPLSTDLRGPLPTRTDELPFPLDLRRDQTEALHAQLARQIREAVLSGLLPGGTPLPGTRTLARTLGVTRGVVETAYAELLADGTAQAEVGRGTRVRDETPTPAPNAPAGPAGVPAWLPGIPPLPVDGPGTRPGLDFRVGVTGTATLDLRAWRQAWSDAAREPVSGDYADPAGEHRLRAALAAFVGRQRGLGAQPEDVLVTGGTLHALNLIVRSVLPPGSRVLMENPGYRAARQVLLDAGHEVLPVPVDGDGLIVNADTPAARLVYVTPSHQFPLGGRMCLSRRLALLEWAARHDALIVEDDYDGEFRYGAPPLPPLAALAAQTGAGGRVMYLGTLSKVLTPSVRTGFVVAAPPLLSRLVRARTLLDFGPPVQVQAALTHLLTGGHVDRHIRRSRRWHAQVRAALTGTLNGLDGLAHLGGIEAGLHVCLHLHPALPARDVAAQLTAQGVQVTTLDTYTLGEAPNALLLGHGGLSAAQAAAGGRVIAGAVRSCATRAGLAPYSDA, from the coding sequence ATGGTGGCCCCCCTAAAAGCTCCACTTTCCACTGATCTCCGGGGGCCACTGCCCACCCGGACGGACGAGCTGCCGTTTCCGCTGGACCTGCGCCGCGACCAGACGGAGGCGCTGCACGCGCAGCTGGCGCGGCAGATCCGCGAGGCGGTCCTGTCGGGGCTGCTGCCGGGCGGCACGCCACTGCCGGGCACGCGCACGCTGGCGCGGACGCTGGGGGTCACGCGCGGCGTGGTGGAGACGGCGTACGCGGAACTGCTCGCGGACGGCACGGCGCAGGCCGAGGTGGGGCGCGGCACCCGCGTGCGCGACGAGACACCCACACCCGCCCCGAATGCCCCAGCGGGTCCAGCAGGTGTTCCCGCGTGGCTCCCGGGCATCCCTCCGCTGCCGGTGGACGGTCCGGGCACGCGGCCAGGGCTGGACTTCCGGGTGGGCGTGACCGGCACCGCCACCCTGGACCTGCGGGCGTGGCGGCAGGCCTGGTCGGACGCGGCCCGCGAACCCGTCAGCGGGGACTATGCCGACCCGGCGGGCGAGCACCGGCTGCGGGCGGCCCTGGCGGCGTTCGTGGGACGACAGCGCGGGCTGGGCGCGCAGCCCGAGGACGTGCTGGTGACGGGCGGAACGCTGCACGCCCTGAACCTGATCGTGCGCTCGGTGCTGCCGCCGGGGTCGCGGGTGCTGATGGAGAATCCGGGGTACCGCGCGGCGCGGCAGGTGCTGCTGGACGCCGGGCACGAGGTCCTCCCCGTCCCGGTGGACGGCGACGGCCTGATTGTGAACGCGGACACGCCCGCCGCGCGGCTGGTGTACGTGACGCCCAGCCACCAGTTCCCGTTGGGGGGCCGCATGTGCCTGTCCCGGCGGCTGGCGCTGCTGGAGTGGGCGGCGCGGCACGACGCGCTGATCGTCGAGGACGACTACGACGGCGAGTTCCGCTACGGCGCGCCTCCCCTGCCACCCCTGGCCGCGCTGGCCGCGCAGACGGGCGCGGGGGGCCGGGTGATGTACCTGGGCACGCTGAGCAAGGTCCTGACTCCCTCGGTGCGGACGGGGTTCGTGGTGGCCGCCCCGCCACTGCTGTCGCGGCTGGTGCGGGCGCGGACGCTGCTGGACTTCGGGCCGCCCGTGCAGGTGCAGGCGGCCCTGACGCACCTGCTGACCGGCGGGCACGTGGACCGGCACATCCGCCGCTCGCGCCGCTGGCACGCGCAGGTCCGCGCGGCGCTGACGGGGACGCTGAACGGCCTGGACGGACTGGCGCACCTGGGTGGCATCGAGGCGGGGCTGCACGTCTGCCTGCACCTCCACCCGGCGCTGCCGGCCCGGGACGTGGCGGCCCAATTGACCGCGCAGGGCGTGCAGGTCACCACGCTGGACACCTACACGCTGGGCGAGGCCCCGAACGCGCTGCTGCTGGGGCACGGGGGCCTCAGCGCGGCGCAGGCGGCGGCGGGTGGGCGGGTGATCGCGGGCGCCGTGCGAAGTTGTGCAACCCGCGCGGGACTCGCGCCGTACTCTGACGCATGA
- a CDS encoding glutathionylspermidine synthase family protein, whose amino-acid sequence MIRRTVTPRPDWEARLREVGFTWFAPTPEHPVPYWSEDGYYAFTPAQIEQIRAASQDLTNLVLEATGHAIKHGRLAELGIPAFLHSAVRDSWEGDDPTVYMRLDLAYDGRGGVKLLEVNAQTPTSLLEAAVSQWQWLEDQQARGELPAGATQWNTIHEGLTEQWAHLKAARGLTEVAFSSARVDEDAATVTYLRELAGAAGLRTSFIFTEELGTSPTEAYLLDTWSLPIRQLMWLWPFEFAWESRDAAFLASTGTRFIEPLWKAATGSKGLLAVLHELNPGHPNLLPATLTPSALGADVVRKPLYSREGQNVQLPGQESTPGAYADLPVVEQAYTELPTAHAPDGPRYPVLGVWIAGDEVCGLGIREGRSRVTDNRATFAPHVVLPG is encoded by the coding sequence ATGATCCGGCGCACCGTCACACCCCGCCCCGACTGGGAGGCGCGGCTGCGCGAGGTAGGCTTCACGTGGTTCGCGCCCACGCCCGAGCATCCGGTGCCGTACTGGAGCGAGGACGGGTACTACGCCTTCACGCCCGCGCAGATCGAGCAGATCCGAGCGGCCAGTCAGGACCTCACGAATCTGGTGCTGGAGGCGACCGGGCACGCCATCAAGCACGGGCGGCTGGCGGAACTGGGCATCCCCGCGTTCCTGCACAGCGCCGTGCGGGACTCCTGGGAGGGGGACGACCCGACCGTGTACATGCGCCTGGACCTCGCCTACGACGGGCGCGGGGGCGTGAAGCTGCTGGAGGTGAACGCGCAGACGCCCACCAGTCTGCTGGAGGCGGCGGTCAGTCAGTGGCAGTGGCTCGAAGATCAGCAGGCGCGGGGTGAGCTGCCGGCCGGGGCGACCCAGTGGAATACCATCCACGAGGGCCTGACCGAGCAGTGGGCGCACCTGAAGGCCGCGCGGGGCCTGACCGAGGTGGCGTTCAGCAGCGCCCGCGTGGACGAGGACGCCGCGACCGTCACGTACCTGCGGGAACTGGCCGGGGCGGCGGGCCTGCGCACGTCGTTCATCTTCACCGAGGAGCTGGGCACCAGTCCGACGGAGGCGTACCTGCTGGACACCTGGAGTCTGCCCATCCGGCAGCTGATGTGGCTGTGGCCGTTCGAGTTCGCGTGGGAGTCCCGCGACGCTGCGTTCCTGGCGAGCACCGGCACGCGCTTCATCGAGCCGCTGTGGAAGGCCGCCACCGGCAGCAAGGGCCTGCTGGCGGTGCTGCACGAACTGAACCCCGGCCACCCGAACCTGCTGCCCGCGACCCTCACGCCTAGCGCGCTGGGGGCGGACGTGGTGCGTAAGCCGCTGTACTCCCGCGAGGGCCAGAACGTGCAGCTGCCCGGCCAGGAGAGCACGCCCGGCGCGTACGCCGACCTGCCCGTGGTCGAGCAGGCGTACACCGAGCTGCCCACCGCGCACGCCCCGGACGGCCCGCGGTACCCGGTGCTGGGCGTGTGGATCGCCGGGGACGAGGTGTGCGGCCTGGGCATCCGCGAGGGCCGCTCCCGCGTGACCGACAACCGCGCCACGTTCGCCCCGCACGTGGTGCTGCCGGGATGA
- a CDS encoding ion transporter has product MNAPPSFREKLHSFLDPSDGAGPAERAFNALLVTLILLTIAVTIAGTVPEVQREYGRAIRVFDYVCAFVFGLEYLGRLYVTPLRPGADGRVRSYLRYATSPLPLIDLLVLVSLMVPATTALASLRGLRLLKLLSLLKLGRYSDSLQLIGRVIRQRAGELLSTVLIVLVLVFIAASLLYQVESSAGTKGFGSIPQALWWAVVTLTTTGYGDVYPATPLGKAAAGLIMLFGVGMVALPAGMIASGFAEELSRLRQQETATACCPHCGKALE; this is encoded by the coding sequence ATGAACGCGCCACCCTCCTTCCGGGAGAAACTGCACTCGTTCCTGGACCCCAGCGACGGCGCGGGCCCCGCCGAACGGGCCTTCAATGCGCTGCTCGTCACGCTCATCCTGCTGACCATCGCCGTGACCATCGCGGGCACGGTCCCCGAGGTGCAGCGCGAGTACGGCCGGGCCATCCGCGTCTTCGATTACGTGTGCGCCTTCGTGTTCGGCCTGGAGTACCTGGGGCGGCTGTACGTCACGCCCCTGCGCCCCGGCGCGGACGGCCGCGTCCGGTCGTACCTGCGCTACGCGACCTCGCCGCTCCCGCTGATCGACCTGCTGGTGCTCGTCTCGCTCATGGTGCCCGCCACGACCGCCCTGGCCAGCCTGCGCGGCCTGCGCCTCCTGAAACTCCTGAGCCTGCTCAAGCTGGGCCGCTACTCGGACTCGCTGCAACTCATCGGGCGGGTCATCCGCCAGCGCGCCGGCGAACTGCTCTCCACGGTGCTCATCGTTCTGGTGTTGGTGTTCATTGCCGCCAGCCTGCTGTACCAGGTGGAGTCCAGCGCGGGCACGAAGGGCTTCGGGAGCATCCCGCAGGCGCTGTGGTGGGCGGTCGTGACCCTGACCACGACCGGGTACGGGGACGTGTACCCCGCCACGCCGCTGGGCAAGGCGGCCGCCGGGCTGATCATGCTGTTCGGGGTGGGCATGGTGGCCCTCCCGGCGGGCATGATCGCCAGCGGGTTCGCCGAGGAACTCTCGCGCCTGCGCCAGCAGGAGACCGCCACGGCGTGCTGCCCGCACTGCGGGAAGGCACTGGAGTAA
- a CDS encoding cob(I)yrinic acid a,c-diamide adenosyltransferase codes for MKLYTKTGDGGTTGLYGADRVSKANIRVEAYGTVDELNSAIGLARAHGPSQEMDADLEYLQNALFDVGADLATRNGTTYELKLSRMDEQDVTFLEAMIDRYQESAPPFTGFIHPGGTPVAASLHVARTVARRAEREVIRLLHEEDANAHVQVYLNRLSDLLFVMARAANQAAGIGEHAWLVKGRR; via the coding sequence ATGAAGCTCTACACCAAGACCGGGGACGGCGGCACGACCGGCCTGTACGGCGCGGACCGCGTCAGCAAGGCGAACATCCGCGTGGAAGCGTACGGCACCGTCGACGAACTGAACAGCGCCATCGGACTGGCCCGCGCGCACGGCCCCAGCCAGGAGATGGACGCCGACCTCGAATACCTCCAGAACGCGCTGTTCGACGTCGGCGCCGACCTCGCCACGCGCAATGGCACCACCTACGAGCTCAAGCTCAGCCGCATGGACGAGCAGGACGTGACGTTCCTCGAAGCGATGATCGACCGCTACCAGGAGAGCGCCCCGCCCTTCACGGGCTTCATTCACCCCGGCGGCACCCCGGTCGCCGCGAGCCTGCATGTGGCCCGCACCGTCGCCCGCCGCGCCGAACGCGAGGTGATCCGCCTGCTGCACGAGGAGGACGCCAACGCCCACGTGCAGGTGTACCTGAACCGCCTGTCCGACCTGCTGTTCGTCATGGCCCGCGCCGCGAACCAGGCCGCCGGAATCGGGGAACACGCGTGGCTGGTCAAGGGCCGCCGCTGA
- the malQ gene encoding 4-alpha-glucanotransferase, translating to MTIPRSSGVLLHPTSLPGPFGIGELGQYARAFVDWLALAGQKYWQVMPLGPTGYGDSPYQAFSAFAGNPYLIDLNALREHGLLSDTEFNVLPEFNPGKVDFGQQYVWRNQMLERAYARYAFGDAQHLKPDFDAFKAEEADWLDDYALFMALKNAHGGLPWNAWEPGTRDREPQALDSARTRLKEDIERVKFIQFLFFRQWTVLRRYAAEKGIQIIGDIPIFVAMDSSDAWANRDQFYFDDQGQPTVVAGVPPDYFSETGQLWGNPLYNWDAMDRDGYAWWIKRFQGSLKLFDVIRIDHFRGFAASWEIPFPAETAIHGQWVPARGHEMFEAVRDALGTLPIIAEDLGVITPDVETLRDDFDFPGMAVLQFAFGGGDFSVNDFLPHNLRENQVVYTGTHDNDTTRGWWRNADELERHNFRVYTSSDPTEETFAAQLTRMAFESRARLAVVPLQDLMNLGTEARMNLPGTTGDHNWTWRYAAADLRPDLAHTLRALTETTGR from the coding sequence ATGACCATCCCACGATCCAGCGGCGTCCTGCTGCACCCCACCAGCCTCCCCGGCCCGTTCGGCATCGGCGAACTCGGCCAGTACGCCCGCGCGTTCGTCGACTGGCTCGCCCTGGCCGGCCAGAAGTACTGGCAGGTCATGCCGCTGGGCCCCACCGGCTACGGCGACAGTCCCTACCAGGCGTTCAGCGCCTTCGCCGGGAATCCCTACCTGATCGACCTGAACGCCCTGCGTGAACACGGCCTGCTGAGCGACACCGAATTCAACGTCCTGCCCGAATTCAACCCCGGCAAGGTCGACTTCGGCCAGCAGTACGTGTGGCGCAACCAGATGCTGGAACGCGCCTACGCCCGCTACGCCTTCGGGGACGCCCAGCACCTGAAACCCGACTTCGACGCCTTCAAGGCCGAGGAAGCCGACTGGCTGGACGACTACGCGCTGTTCATGGCCCTGAAGAACGCCCACGGCGGCCTCCCCTGGAACGCCTGGGAGCCCGGCACCCGCGACCGCGAACCCCAGGCGTTGGACAGCGCCCGCACCCGCCTGAAGGAAGACATCGAACGGGTGAAGTTCATCCAGTTCCTGTTCTTCCGCCAGTGGACGGTTCTGCGCCGCTACGCCGCCGAGAAGGGCATCCAGATCATCGGGGACATCCCGATCTTCGTCGCCATGGACAGCAGCGACGCCTGGGCGAACCGCGACCAGTTCTACTTCGACGACCAGGGCCAGCCCACCGTCGTCGCGGGCGTGCCGCCGGACTACTTCAGTGAGACCGGGCAGCTGTGGGGCAACCCCCTGTACAACTGGGACGCCATGGACCGGGACGGCTACGCGTGGTGGATCAAGCGCTTCCAGGGCAGCCTGAAACTGTTCGACGTGATCCGCATCGACCACTTCCGCGGCTTCGCGGCCTCCTGGGAGATCCCGTTCCCCGCCGAGACCGCCATCCACGGCCAGTGGGTGCCCGCCAGGGGGCACGAGATGTTCGAGGCCGTCCGCGACGCGCTGGGCACCCTGCCGATCATCGCGGAGGACCTGGGCGTCATCACGCCCGACGTGGAGACACTCCGCGACGACTTCGACTTCCCCGGCATGGCCGTCCTGCAGTTCGCGTTCGGCGGCGGGGACTTCAGCGTGAACGACTTCCTGCCGCACAACCTGCGGGAGAATCAGGTCGTGTACACCGGCACGCACGACAACGACACCACCCGCGGCTGGTGGCGCAACGCCGACGAACTCGAACGGCACAACTTCCGCGTGTACACCAGCAGCGACCCCACCGAGGAGACCTTCGCGGCGCAGCTGACCCGCATGGCCTTCGAGAGCCGCGCCCGGCTGGCCGTCGTGCCCCTCCAGGACCTCATGAACCTCGGCACCGAGGCCCGCATGAACCTCCCCGGCACCACCGGCGACCACAACTGGACGTGGCGCTACGCCGCCGCCGACCTCCGCCCCGACCTTGCCCACACCCTGCGCGCCCTGACCGAAACCACTGGACGGTAA
- a CDS encoding S1C family serine protease → MNKTLSILALTGSLVLGGLVGYDIRERNATQATAPATTTNAVTSAATTGAPASQGQMVQTLAQSYDNARARTESEANTVQIVKERRDGLVYISVTEGDSSSAQAQLRQRLQQQLPFDLGQGDQEQKQTGTGSGFFVTGSGDIITNNHVVEGASEITVRLHGSKTTYMAKVVARAPDFDLALIRAEGVPASEIKALPLGDSSQLDVGLKAIAMGAPFGLDFSVSEGIISSLERQVPVGTKGVNQNVIQTDAAINPGNSGGPLLNSAGQVIGVNTQILTGGIGQSAGVGFAIPVNTVKKLLPELQAGKGTVIQTPSLGVGIGDVASLSAAARKQAKLPERGVLIGRVYQGSPAAAAGLKGSRTVTDESIGQRTTLPGDVITAVDGQPLAGVEELPQQIISRRIGETVTLTVVRDGQTRDVKVTLKAFDLAAAAQREDGQGQ, encoded by the coding sequence ATGAACAAGACCCTGTCCATCCTGGCACTCACCGGCTCCCTGGTCCTGGGCGGACTGGTCGGATACGACATCCGCGAGCGGAACGCCACCCAGGCCACGGCGCCCGCCACCACCACAAATGCCGTCACGAGCGCCGCGACGACCGGCGCACCCGCCAGCCAGGGGCAGATGGTGCAGACCCTCGCGCAGTCCTACGACAATGCCCGCGCCCGCACGGAATCCGAGGCGAACACCGTGCAGATCGTCAAGGAACGCCGCGACGGGCTGGTGTACATCAGCGTGACGGAAGGGGACAGCAGCAGCGCCCAGGCCCAGTTGCGCCAGCGCCTGCAGCAGCAGCTGCCCTTCGACTTGGGTCAGGGCGATCAGGAGCAGAAGCAGACCGGGACCGGCAGCGGCTTCTTCGTGACGGGCAGCGGCGACATCATCACGAACAACCACGTCGTCGAGGGTGCGAGCGAGATCACGGTCCGCCTGCACGGCAGCAAGACCACCTACATGGCGAAGGTCGTCGCCCGCGCGCCCGACTTCGACCTCGCCCTGATCCGCGCCGAGGGCGTCCCCGCGAGCGAGATCAAGGCCCTGCCGCTGGGGGACAGCAGTCAGCTGGACGTGGGCCTGAAAGCCATCGCCATGGGCGCCCCATTCGGTCTGGACTTCAGCGTCTCCGAGGGCATCATCAGCAGCCTGGAACGGCAGGTGCCGGTCGGCACGAAGGGCGTGAACCAGAACGTCATCCAGACCGACGCCGCCATCAACCCCGGCAACAGCGGCGGTCCGCTGCTGAACAGCGCCGGGCAGGTCATCGGCGTGAACACCCAGATCCTCACCGGCGGCATCGGCCAGAGCGCCGGGGTGGGCTTCGCGATCCCCGTGAACACCGTCAAGAAACTCCTGCCCGAACTCCAGGCCGGGAAGGGCACCGTCATCCAGACACCCAGCCTGGGCGTCGGCATCGGCGACGTCGCCAGCCTCAGCGCCGCCGCGCGCAAGCAGGCGAAGCTGCCCGAGCGGGGCGTCCTGATCGGCCGGGTGTACCAGGGCAGTCCCGCCGCCGCCGCCGGCCTGAAGGGCAGCCGGACCGTCACCGACGAGTCCATCGGTCAGCGCACCACCCTGCCCGGCGACGTGATCACCGCCGTGGACGGCCAGCCCCTCGCGGGCGTCGAGGAGCTGCCGCAGCAGATCATCAGCCGCAGGATCGGCGAGACCGTCACCCTGACCGTCGTCCGTGACGGGCAGACGCGTGACGTGAAGGTCACCCTGAAGGCCTTCGACCTGGCGGCCGCCGCTCAGCGTGAGGACGGACAGGGACAGTAA
- a CDS encoding S41 family peptidase: MTVVGAALAATAAVAYAQLGGYTPVNLSSSKEGKSLIQVLNDLNRYYLYPVDQDKVLRGAITGALGSLGDEFTYYSEPEDNAIDAANLQGEFYGIGVTLVAANADGTGGKIDNVFKTGAASTAGVQIGDVFLKIGDKDVTGAKLNEIVRLVRGEKGTQVTVTFARDGKPYTVKMERQPVQIVSVESTVLPGGVGYIALNTFYNEKASEQFRAAVADMKKKNVQKLILDLRDNGGGLLNAGVDVADQFLGSGPIVSLRDRAKNTQVFGRATNSPTDYTGKLVVLVNKNSASASEVVSGALQDTGRAQIIGEQTFGKGVAQTPVTLPDGGKAAIVSNEWLTPKGRQIHKKGITPDIVVKDTRYTTPVNFSGSGVKPGEKLTLTVEGKPVTVTADKDGKFSYTGEVKRPTRSAQQGEAVVDVQGDAILKKAIEVLGQ, encoded by the coding sequence ATGACTGTCGTGGGGGCCGCGCTGGCCGCCACCGCCGCTGTCGCCTACGCGCAGCTGGGCGGGTACACCCCGGTGAACCTGAGCAGCAGCAAGGAAGGCAAGAGCCTCATTCAGGTGCTGAACGACCTGAACCGCTACTACCTGTACCCCGTGGATCAGGACAAGGTGCTGCGCGGCGCCATCACCGGCGCGCTGGGCAGCCTGGGCGACGAATTCACGTACTACAGCGAACCAGAGGACAACGCCATCGACGCCGCGAACCTCCAGGGCGAGTTCTACGGGATCGGCGTGACGCTGGTCGCCGCGAACGCGGACGGCACCGGCGGGAAGATCGACAACGTGTTCAAGACCGGCGCGGCCTCCACCGCCGGGGTGCAGATCGGGGACGTGTTCCTGAAGATCGGGGACAAGGACGTGACCGGCGCGAAACTGAACGAGATCGTGCGCCTCGTGCGCGGCGAGAAGGGCACCCAGGTGACCGTCACCTTCGCCCGTGACGGCAAGCCGTACACCGTGAAGATGGAACGCCAGCCGGTGCAGATCGTCAGCGTGGAATCCACCGTGCTGCCCGGAGGGGTCGGGTACATCGCGCTGAACACCTTCTACAACGAGAAGGCCAGCGAGCAGTTCCGCGCCGCCGTGGCCGACATGAAGAAGAAGAACGTGCAGAAACTGATCCTGGACCTGCGCGACAACGGCGGCGGCCTGCTGAACGCCGGGGTGGACGTCGCCGACCAGTTCCTGGGCAGCGGCCCGATCGTCAGCCTGCGCGACCGCGCGAAGAACACCCAGGTGTTCGGCCGCGCCACCAATAGCCCCACCGACTACACCGGCAAACTGGTCGTCCTGGTGAACAAGAACAGCGCCAGCGCCAGCGAGGTCGTCTCCGGCGCGCTGCAGGACACCGGCCGCGCGCAGATCATCGGCGAGCAGACCTTCGGCAAGGGCGTCGCGCAGACCCCCGTCACCCTGCCGGACGGCGGCAAGGCGGCCATCGTGTCCAACGAGTGGCTGACGCCCAAGGGCCGCCAGATCCACAAGAAGGGCATCACGCCCGACATCGTGGTCAAGGACACCCGTTACACCACGCCCGTGAACTTCAGCGGCAGCGGCGTGAAGCCCGGCGAGAAACTGACCCTGACCGTCGAGGGCAAACCCGTGACCGTCACGGCCGACAAGGACGGGAAGTTCAGCTACACCGGTGAGGTCAAGCGCCCCACCCGCAGCGCCCAGCAGGGCGAGGCCGTCGTGGACGTGCAGGGCGACGCCATCCTGAAGAAGGCCATCGAGGTGCTCGGGCAGTAA
- the ftsE gene encoding cell division ATP-binding protein FtsE: MIDFKHVTLEYPVTRTLALDDVSLNIGKGEFVYLVGHSGAGKSSFMNLVLKRALPSRGEVRVAGEPLSAYRGRRTSLLRRRMGTVFQDNLLLPHLNAFDNVAFALRVTGVPQREWPQRVTAALRTVGLEHKKYALPLQLSLGEQQRVAIARAIVGNPPLLLADEPTGNLDPDNSREVLKVLQNVNLRGTTVIVATHAKDLVETFRHRTLTLRKGKLVRDDPYGGYAL; encoded by the coding sequence GTGATCGATTTCAAGCACGTGACCCTGGAGTACCCCGTGACCCGTACCCTCGCCCTGGACGACGTGTCGCTGAACATCGGCAAGGGCGAGTTCGTGTACCTCGTGGGCCATTCCGGCGCCGGGAAGAGTTCGTTCATGAACCTGGTCCTGAAGCGGGCGCTGCCCAGCCGGGGCGAGGTGCGCGTGGCGGGCGAGCCGCTCTCGGCGTACCGGGGGCGGCGCACGTCCCTGCTGCGCCGCCGCATGGGCACCGTCTTTCAGGACAACCTGCTGCTGCCGCACCTGAACGCCTTCGACAACGTGGCGTTCGCGCTGCGCGTGACCGGCGTCCCGCAGCGCGAGTGGCCGCAGCGGGTCACGGCGGCCCTGCGGACCGTGGGCCTGGAACACAAGAAGTACGCACTGCCGCTGCAACTGTCGCTGGGCGAGCAGCAGCGCGTGGCGATCGCGCGGGCCATCGTCGGGAACCCGCCGCTGCTGCTCGCGGACGAACCCACCGGGAACCTCGACCCGGACAACAGCCGCGAGGTGCTGAAGGTGCTGCAGAACGTGAACCTGCGCGGCACGACCGTGATCGTCGCCACGCACGCCAAGGACCTCGTGGAAACCTTCCGGCACCGCACCCTGACGCTGCGCAAGGGCAAACTGGTCCGCGACGACCCGTACGGGGGGTACGCGCTGTGA